The Glandiceps talaboti chromosome 19, keGlaTala1.1, whole genome shotgun sequence genome contains a region encoding:
- the LOC144450201 gene encoding zinc transporter ZIP12-like isoform X2, with protein MMGFLRCVLLSVLLCSLIFGFAHGGQNDHDEHDDHHGEGEEETFHSVVEYLESFGELHEEDGEENVTLSNELLELMVEALWNKIVCPFENSSLCSQCTRLDNLLQTVDVNENSVTEEQFNEVAVLLVYKFANIDTVCKDRSEPSAKLSYEHYATALVNSSSDDQQNGLSEDELVAILHNISVYYNSASSQCFDVESLFAALDIEEHGLADLHQVEELSGLIIWNLLRGHCIGPSHLPSPVSFIESIYEDFGTNGTISEEEFEEILEQLGIGGVSDGHEDDGHEDDHDEHRRSVVDLRKTGEKNDRDNHRNKRHTSDESHYHHGDEIVHLDEEHHEEGEEHEEGEEEGHDEEGHGHESACYSGEDLMSVYDIDHESGITRDKFSLLCPALIQQLLSGACTAHDEHGQTSKTISRAEKYGYSSLAVFLISLLSVLGVLCIPFLQNTVYSQFLQFFISLGIGTLAADAVLHLLPAAYGLHSHDPSDSHDHEGEAKDLDHVWKSLVVIGAIYGFFLFEKISSALLGRVEGYHGHSHGNPRANEGDSANGTVGTHYGGVESGNPHSHYEQPASETFSKKHSESKQHLASNNELSNMASDPSENTAKEKKKVISSVVWIVILGDSLHNISDGLAIGAAFSGDYYVGISTCIAVFCHELPHELGDFAIMLNGGLSYKKALLFNFLSALCAFIGLYIGLSIGSDENIRQWIFAVTAGVFLYVALVDLMPEILHYKSTHPVLTFFLQNLGILLGIGIMLLIAYFEDELHSIVTNR; from the exons ATGATGGGTTTTCTTCGCTGTGTATTACTGTCAGTTTTGTTGTGTTCTCTCATCTTTGGTTTTGCCCACGGCGGCCAAAATGATCACGACGAACACGATGACCATCATGGGGAGGGCGAAGAAGAAACGTTCCACAGTGTAGTCGAATATCTTGAAAGTTTTGGAGAACTTCACGAAGAAGACGGCGAAGAAAATGTGACGCTATCAAACGAACTACTGGAACTTATGGTGGAGGCACTGTGGAATAAGATAGTGTGCCCGTTTGAAAATTCATCGCTTTGTAGCCAG TGTACGCGTTTGGACAATTTACTCCAAACAGTCGACGTGAACGAGAACTCAGTCACAGAGGAGCAATTCAACGAAGTCGCAGTTTTATTGGTGTACAAGTTTGCTAACATAGACACCGTGTGCAAAGACAGAAGCGAACCGAGTGCAAAACTTTCCTACGAGCACTACGCAACAGCCCTTGTCAACTCTTCGAGCGACGACCAACAAAATGGCCTTTCCGAAGACGAACTTGTCGCAATTTTACACAATATTAGCGTTTATTACAACTCAGCAAGTTCACAG TGTTTTGATGTGGAATCACTATTCGCTGCCCTTGACATAGAGGAGCATGGTTTAGCTGATCTACACCAGGTGGAGGAGTTATCAGGATTAATAATATGGAATTTATTACGAGGACACTGTATTGGACCCTCTCACCTACCGAGTCCTGTCTCATTCATAGAATCTATCTATGAAGACTTCGGTACCAATGGAACAATCTCAGAAGAAG AATTTGAAGAGATTCTAGAGCAATTAGGAATTGGTGGTGTATCAGATGGACATGAAGATGATGGTCACGAAGATGATCACGATGAGCATAGACGTTCTGTCGTAGACTTGCGTAAGACTGGAGAGAAAAATGACCGAGATAATCACCGCAACAAAAGACATACTTCAGATGAAAGCCACTATCACCATGGTGATGAAATAGTCCATCTAGATGAAGAACACCATGAGGAAGGAGAGGAGCATGAGGAAGGAGAAGAAGAGGGGCATGACGAGGAGGGGCATGGACATGAGAGTGCA TGTTACAGTGGAGAAGACCTGATGAGTGTTTATGACATCGATCATGAGAGTGGAATAACTCGTGATAAGTTTTCACTGTTATGTCCAGCCTTAATTCAACAGTTGCTGAGTGGTGCTTGTACAGCCCATGATGAACACGGTCAAACTTCTAAAACTATTTCGAGGGCAGAAA AATACGGATACAGTTCCCTCGCTGTCTTCCTAATCAGTTTGCTATCTGTACTTGGTGTGCTTTGTATACCATTTCTTCAGAACACGGTCTACAGTCAATTCTTACAGTTCTTTATATCCTTGGGTATTGGTACGTTAGCAGCTGATGCAGTCTTACATCTTCTACCAGCG GCCTATGGTTTGCATTCCCATGATCCATCAGACAGCCATGATCACGAGGGTGAGGCTAAGGATTTGGATCATGTATGGAAGAGTCTCGTGGTGATTGGTGCAATTTATGGTTTCTTTCTCTTCGAAAAAATATCTTCAGCATTGCTAGGCAGAGTAGAGGGATATCATGGACATAGTCATGGCAACCCAAGAGCCAATGAG GGTGATAGTGCTAATGGAACGGTTGGAACCCACTATGGTGGTGTAGAGTCTGGTAACCCACACTCTCATTATGAACAACCTGCATCAGAAACGTTCTCTAAAAAACATTCGGAATCAAAACAACACTTG GCTTCAAATAATGAACTATCCAACATGGCAAGTGACCCCTCGGAAAATACAGCCAAGGAAAAAAAGAAAG TCATCTCCTCTGTGGTATGGATTGTGATACTTGGTGATTCCTTACATAATATCAGTGATGGCCTGGCTATTGGTGCTGCGTTCAGTGGAGATTATTATGTGGGCATTTCCACATGCATTGCTGTATTTTGTCATGAACTTCCCCATGAATTAG GTGACTTTGCTATTATGCTGAATGGTGGACTGAGCTACAAGAAAGCTTTACTCTTCAACTTTCTGTCAGCCCTATGTGCCTTTATTGGTCTGTACATCGGTCTATCAATTGGAAGTGATGAAAATATACGACAGTGGATATTTGCAGTTACAGCTGGTGTCTTCTTGTATGTTGCTCTGGTGGATTTG ATGCCAGAGATCTTACACTACAAGTCTACCCATCCAGTGTTGACATTTTTTCTTCAGAATTTGGGGATTTTACTTGGGATAGGCATCATGTTACTGATTGCATACTTTGAGGATGAATTGCATAGTATTGTTACAAATcgttaa
- the LOC144450201 gene encoding zinc transporter ZIP12-like isoform X1, giving the protein MMGFLRCVLLSVLLCSLIFGFAHGGQNDHDEHDDHHGEGEEETFHSVVEYLESFGELHEEDGEENVTLSNELLELMVEALWNKIVCPFENSSLCSQCTRLDNLLQTVDVNENSVTEEQFNEVAVLLVYKFANIDTVCKDRSEPSAKLSYEHYATALVNSSSDDQQNGLSEDELVAILHNISVYYNSASSQCFDVESLFAALDIEEHGLADLHQVEELSGLIIWNLLRGHCIGPSHLPSPVSFIESIYEDFGTNGTISEEEFEEILEQLGIGGVSDGHEDDGHEDDHDEHRRSVVDLRKTGEKNDRDNHRNKRHTSDESHYHHGDEIVHLDEEHHEEGEEHEEGEEEGHDEEGHGHESACYSGEDLMSVYDIDHESGITRDKFSLLCPALIQQLLSGACTAHDEHGQTSKTISRAEKYGYSSLAVFLISLLSVLGVLCIPFLQNTVYSQFLQFFISLGIGTLAADAVLHLLPAAYGLHSHDPSDSHDHEGEAKDLDHVWKSLVVIGAIYGFFLFEKISSALLGRVEGYHGHSHGNPRANEGDSANGTVGTHYGGVESGNPHSHYEQPASETFSKKHSESKQHLASNNELSNMASDPSENTAKEKKKAVISSVVWIVILGDSLHNISDGLAIGAAFSGDYYVGISTCIAVFCHELPHELGDFAIMLNGGLSYKKALLFNFLSALCAFIGLYIGLSIGSDENIRQWIFAVTAGVFLYVALVDLMPEILHYKSTHPVLTFFLQNLGILLGIGIMLLIAYFEDELHSIVTNR; this is encoded by the exons ATGATGGGTTTTCTTCGCTGTGTATTACTGTCAGTTTTGTTGTGTTCTCTCATCTTTGGTTTTGCCCACGGCGGCCAAAATGATCACGACGAACACGATGACCATCATGGGGAGGGCGAAGAAGAAACGTTCCACAGTGTAGTCGAATATCTTGAAAGTTTTGGAGAACTTCACGAAGAAGACGGCGAAGAAAATGTGACGCTATCAAACGAACTACTGGAACTTATGGTGGAGGCACTGTGGAATAAGATAGTGTGCCCGTTTGAAAATTCATCGCTTTGTAGCCAG TGTACGCGTTTGGACAATTTACTCCAAACAGTCGACGTGAACGAGAACTCAGTCACAGAGGAGCAATTCAACGAAGTCGCAGTTTTATTGGTGTACAAGTTTGCTAACATAGACACCGTGTGCAAAGACAGAAGCGAACCGAGTGCAAAACTTTCCTACGAGCACTACGCAACAGCCCTTGTCAACTCTTCGAGCGACGACCAACAAAATGGCCTTTCCGAAGACGAACTTGTCGCAATTTTACACAATATTAGCGTTTATTACAACTCAGCAAGTTCACAG TGTTTTGATGTGGAATCACTATTCGCTGCCCTTGACATAGAGGAGCATGGTTTAGCTGATCTACACCAGGTGGAGGAGTTATCAGGATTAATAATATGGAATTTATTACGAGGACACTGTATTGGACCCTCTCACCTACCGAGTCCTGTCTCATTCATAGAATCTATCTATGAAGACTTCGGTACCAATGGAACAATCTCAGAAGAAG AATTTGAAGAGATTCTAGAGCAATTAGGAATTGGTGGTGTATCAGATGGACATGAAGATGATGGTCACGAAGATGATCACGATGAGCATAGACGTTCTGTCGTAGACTTGCGTAAGACTGGAGAGAAAAATGACCGAGATAATCACCGCAACAAAAGACATACTTCAGATGAAAGCCACTATCACCATGGTGATGAAATAGTCCATCTAGATGAAGAACACCATGAGGAAGGAGAGGAGCATGAGGAAGGAGAAGAAGAGGGGCATGACGAGGAGGGGCATGGACATGAGAGTGCA TGTTACAGTGGAGAAGACCTGATGAGTGTTTATGACATCGATCATGAGAGTGGAATAACTCGTGATAAGTTTTCACTGTTATGTCCAGCCTTAATTCAACAGTTGCTGAGTGGTGCTTGTACAGCCCATGATGAACACGGTCAAACTTCTAAAACTATTTCGAGGGCAGAAA AATACGGATACAGTTCCCTCGCTGTCTTCCTAATCAGTTTGCTATCTGTACTTGGTGTGCTTTGTATACCATTTCTTCAGAACACGGTCTACAGTCAATTCTTACAGTTCTTTATATCCTTGGGTATTGGTACGTTAGCAGCTGATGCAGTCTTACATCTTCTACCAGCG GCCTATGGTTTGCATTCCCATGATCCATCAGACAGCCATGATCACGAGGGTGAGGCTAAGGATTTGGATCATGTATGGAAGAGTCTCGTGGTGATTGGTGCAATTTATGGTTTCTTTCTCTTCGAAAAAATATCTTCAGCATTGCTAGGCAGAGTAGAGGGATATCATGGACATAGTCATGGCAACCCAAGAGCCAATGAG GGTGATAGTGCTAATGGAACGGTTGGAACCCACTATGGTGGTGTAGAGTCTGGTAACCCACACTCTCATTATGAACAACCTGCATCAGAAACGTTCTCTAAAAAACATTCGGAATCAAAACAACACTTG GCTTCAAATAATGAACTATCCAACATGGCAAGTGACCCCTCGGAAAATACAGCCAAGGAAAAAAAGAAAG CAGTCATCTCCTCTGTGGTATGGATTGTGATACTTGGTGATTCCTTACATAATATCAGTGATGGCCTGGCTATTGGTGCTGCGTTCAGTGGAGATTATTATGTGGGCATTTCCACATGCATTGCTGTATTTTGTCATGAACTTCCCCATGAATTAG GTGACTTTGCTATTATGCTGAATGGTGGACTGAGCTACAAGAAAGCTTTACTCTTCAACTTTCTGTCAGCCCTATGTGCCTTTATTGGTCTGTACATCGGTCTATCAATTGGAAGTGATGAAAATATACGACAGTGGATATTTGCAGTTACAGCTGGTGTCTTCTTGTATGTTGCTCTGGTGGATTTG ATGCCAGAGATCTTACACTACAAGTCTACCCATCCAGTGTTGACATTTTTTCTTCAGAATTTGGGGATTTTACTTGGGATAGGCATCATGTTACTGATTGCATACTTTGAGGATGAATTGCATAGTATTGTTACAAATcgttaa